The Gopherus flavomarginatus isolate rGopFla2 chromosome 25, rGopFla2.mat.asm, whole genome shotgun sequence genome has a segment encoding these proteins:
- the SNX11 gene encoding sorting nexin-11 isoform X1, with protein MLENQEQEELTTVRVQDPRLQNEGSWNSYVDYKIFLHTNSKAFTAKTSCVRRRYREFVWLRKQLQKNAGLVPVPELPGKSTFFAGSTDEFIEKRRQGLQQFLEKVVQNVVLLSDSQLHLFLQSQLSVPEIEACVQGQSPLTVTDAILRYAMSNCGWVQEEDTRPVLVAGAELYGSCAGLGSPPVRSCLKPPSRWSDFGMEDNHSDSLDSPTEQPETD; from the exons ATGTTGGAGAATCAAGAGCAAGAA GAGCTGACCACGGTGCGTGTTCAGGACCCTCGGCTCCAGAATGAAGGCTCTTGGAATTCCTATGTGGATTATAAAATCTTCCTCCAT ACAAACAGCAAGGCCTTTACTGCCAAGACCTCGTGCGTGCGCAGACGGTACCGCGAGTTCGTGTGGCTGAGGAAGCAGCTCCAGAAAAACGCTGGCTTAGT GCCTGTCCCGGAGCTGCCAGGGAAATCCACCTTCTTTGCAGGCAGCACCGATGAGTTCATTGAGAAACGGAGACAGGGGCTCCAGCAGTTCCTGGAGAA GGTCGTGCAGAACGTGGTCCTCCTGTCAGACAGTCAGTTGCATCTCTTCCTGCAGAGCCAGCTGTCGGTGCCCGAGATCGAGGCGTGCGTGCAGGGCCAGAGCCCCCTGACCGTCACGGACGCCATCCTCCGCTACGCCATGTCGAACTGCGGCTGGGTGCAGGAAGAAGACACCCGCCCTGTGCTCGTGGCGGGGGCAGAACTCTACGGCAG ctgtgCTGGTCTCGGAAGCCCTCCTGTTCGGAGCTGTCTGAAACCCCCTTCGCGCTGGAGTGACTTCGGCATGGAAGACAACCACTCGGATAGCCTGGATTCTCCTACGGAGCAGCCGGAGACAGACTAA
- the SNX11 gene encoding sorting nexin-11 isoform X2, translating into MLENQEQEELTTVRVQDPRLQNEGSWNSYVDYKIFLHTNSKAFTAKTSCVRRRYREFVWLRKQLQKNAGLVVVQNVVLLSDSQLHLFLQSQLSVPEIEACVQGQSPLTVTDAILRYAMSNCGWVQEEDTRPVLVAGAELYGSCAGLGSPPVRSCLKPPSRWSDFGMEDNHSDSLDSPTEQPETD; encoded by the exons ATGTTGGAGAATCAAGAGCAAGAA GAGCTGACCACGGTGCGTGTTCAGGACCCTCGGCTCCAGAATGAAGGCTCTTGGAATTCCTATGTGGATTATAAAATCTTCCTCCAT ACAAACAGCAAGGCCTTTACTGCCAAGACCTCGTGCGTGCGCAGACGGTACCGCGAGTTCGTGTGGCTGAGGAAGCAGCTCCAGAAAAACGCTGGCTTAGT GGTCGTGCAGAACGTGGTCCTCCTGTCAGACAGTCAGTTGCATCTCTTCCTGCAGAGCCAGCTGTCGGTGCCCGAGATCGAGGCGTGCGTGCAGGGCCAGAGCCCCCTGACCGTCACGGACGCCATCCTCCGCTACGCCATGTCGAACTGCGGCTGGGTGCAGGAAGAAGACACCCGCCCTGTGCTCGTGGCGGGGGCAGAACTCTACGGCAG ctgtgCTGGTCTCGGAAGCCCTCCTGTTCGGAGCTGTCTGAAACCCCCTTCGCGCTGGAGTGACTTCGGCATGGAAGACAACCACTCGGATAGCCTGGATTCTCCTACGGAGCAGCCGGAGACAGACTAA